In Zea mays cultivar B73 chromosome 7, Zm-B73-REFERENCE-NAM-5.0, whole genome shotgun sequence, the following proteins share a genomic window:
- the LOC118472980 gene encoding uncharacterized protein: protein MSGDARAIAAVGCHRGLAWPGHLGLPPAEPTPWLCAPSTRDGSAGPAALGRHRRAPTRKGRSPSLYVPRKKTTDQSANSITAGGPRDDDRASDVVTTTRCSRWTTQGRMDLTSGCSPSECHPANTT, encoded by the exons ATGAGCGGCGATGCCCGCGCCATTGCAGCAGTAGGCTGCCACCGCGGGCTCGCGTGGCCAGGCCACCTGGGGCTGCCGCCGGCCGAGCCAACTCCTTGGCTGTGCGCGCCCTCCACTAGGGACGGCTCGGCTGGCCCCGCCGCGCTCGGCCGACACCGGCGAGCCCCGACCAGGAAAGGCCGATCCCCTTCCCTGTACGTTCCAAGGAAGAAGACGACGGACCAATCTGCAAATTCCATAACAGCAGGGG gaccgagagatgatgatcgtgcaagtgatgtggtgacaaccacaagatgcagtcggtggacgacccaaggaaggatggacttgaccagtggatgctcgccaagcgagtgccacccagcaaacactacctaa
- the LOC103633128 gene encoding uncharacterized protein, translating to MARLFICQTLIADFLFQSELLAAEINYMAKRENELQNDHMNLRTKDPRTCPTGHRPEDQPAGHQEHALQAAQVPVLLPRILLPRTTKFLAILNRLIYRTAASKNNKEQGMSYWASDLMIH from the exons ATGGCTAGGTTGTTTATTTGTCAGACTCTGATTGCTGATTTCTTGTTTCAGAGTGAGCTGCTGGCTGCCGAGATCAATTACATGGCCAAAAGG GAGAATGAGCTTCAGAATGACCACATGAACCTCAGGACCAAG GACCCAAGAACATGCCCTACAGGCCACCGACCAGAAGATCAACCTGCAGGACACCAAGAACATGCCCTACAGGCCGCTCAAGTGCCAGTCCTGCTGCCCAGGATTCTTCTGCCCAGGACCACTAAATTCTTGGCAATTTTAAATCGCCTAATCTATCGCACAGCGGCATCCAAGAACAATAAAGAACAGGGAATGAGCTACTGGGCTTCAGATCTGATGATCCATTAG